ATGAAGTTAATGCTCCAGATTCTACAAACGTTGATCCCGAAGGCTATTTTTATTCTATCCTTAATGAAGGAGATGCTTTCTCCTACATCACAGATGATTATGAGGGTTTAATGGAAGAATTTAGCGGTGTGTATACGGGTATGGGCTTTGCTCCGGCATTCGGCCTGCTTTCGGGTAGCGATCGGGTATTCATGATTATAGAATATGTATACGCTGACTCACCTGCCGATAGGGCGGGGTTAAAAAGAGGAGATATAGTGTTAGCGATAGATGGACAGGAGATGAATACAGAAAACTATTTTCAACTATTTAGTGAAAGCCAGTATACCCTTAGTCTGGCCAGTTATGATGAAGAGAATGGGTTCACAGATTTAGATGAAGGCATCACTTTGAGTGCGGAAGTAATAAACGCAGATCCGGTGCTCCACCATGAGCTAATTTCTTATGCGGATAAGAAGATAGGTTATATGGTTTACAGTGAGTTTATCTCTGGAGAAAACAACGAATGGCTCAACAGCCTCAGCAATACGCTTAGTGAGTTTGCGCAGCAGGGAGTAGAAGAAATGGTAGTTGACTTGAGGTACAACCCTGGTGGAGAAATTACTATGGCGCAGTATCTGGCTAGTGCTTTGGCTCCCAGCTCAGTTGTAGCCAGCCAGGAGGTGTTTGTCAAGTTTGAGTACAACCCTTTACTGGAGGCCTCTATTATTTCGTACGAAGGAGTAGATTCACAAAATCTATATAATACTTTTGTTAATTACGGACATAATCTAAACCTGGAGCGTATATACTTTCTCACCACTGGCAGTACAGCCTCATCCAGCGAACTGTTAATTAACGGTCTGGATCCGTACATGGAAGTAGTGACCATTGGAGAGCCCACTGTAGGTAAGTTTTATGGTTCATGGGTAATTCCTGACCTTGAAGAGCCTGTCCGTCATAATTGGGCACTTATGCCTATCGTCCTTAAATATGCCAATGCCGAAGGGGTAACAGATTTTGTAGATGGACTTCAACCTGACTATTGGGTAGAAGATAATCTGTTGGAGGCCAAAGCTTTTGGGGATACCAGCGATCCTATGTTAGCTACCGCCCTTAGCCTGATCGGTGGCGAGCTTAATACCAGAATATTACGAGAGCAAAATTACCGTTCTTACCAAAGGCTGGAAAAGCCCGCCCAAAACAGAAAAAACAAGACCATACTGATAGATATGTACGAATAACCTGAGAAAGACTGTCTTCCTTAAGGCAGTCTTTTTATACAAGTACTACTTGCATAAAATAAGTTTGGTTTTATATAGGACAAATTTATCCTACTTAGTACATTGTATCATTATTAATTGTGTACAAGGTTTAATCAATGTTTTCAAAGACATGTGAGTACGGTATTCGGGCAATTATCTATATAGCTTCACAAACTGCTAAAGGTGATCGGGTGAGTCAAAAGGAGGTAGCCTATGAAATTGAATCCCCAATGGCTTTTACAGCTAAGATTCTTCAGCAATTAGCTAAAAAAGATCTGGTACGATCAGTTATGGGACCTAACGGAGGGTTTGAGATTGAAGAGAGTAGGCTTAGAGAAATAAAGATAGGAGAAGTTGTAGATGCTATAGATGGAGACTCTATCTATCGTGGCTGCGGATTAGGACTCAAAGATTGCAATGCAGCACAACCGTGTCCGCTGCACGATAAGTTTGTTAAGATAAGAAATGATCTGAGGAAAATGCTGGAAAGCACAAGCCTGTATGATTTAGCTATGGGCTTAGAAAACGGCCTTAGCTTCTTAAAACGATAAAAACTTACAATTAAGTAGCGCAAAATTGTCTTAGTTGTTTTCAAAGTAAACTGTCTATGATGCTCAAAAAACAAATCACCAAACTAGAAGATGTGAGGCTTTTAGTTAATAGTTTTTACGATAAAGTTCGGGAAGATAAGTTTCTGGCACCTATTTTTAATGAGCGTATTGGAGACAAGTGGCCTGAACATCTGGAAAAAATGTACAGGTTCTGGCAGACGGTGTTACTGGCAGAGCATACCTATATGGGAAGCCCTTTTCCGCCTCATGCCCGATTAGCTATAGAGCATACTCACTTTGAACGCTGGTTACAGCTTTTTACAGAAACCTTAGAGGAGTACTTTGCAGGTGAAAAAGCTGAAGAAGCAAAATGGAGAGCACAAAAAATGGCTGAGATGTTTCAGTATAAAATAGCCAGGTATCAGGCTACACAACAGAAACCCCTGATTTGAGACTCAACTTTGTTTTCCTGTAATTTGCGGAAAGGAGGAGCCTTATTTGCTGAAGGATAGCGTTTTTAGATAAAGTATAGACATAAAAAAAAGCCCTTTAAACGAAATTTAAGGGGCTTTACTATTATAAGCAGAGAGTGAGGGATTCGAACCCCCGGACCCGTGAAGGTCTCCGGTTTTCAAGACCGGCGCGTTCGACCACTCCGCCAACTCTCTGTATGAATTTGTGCTTCGGTGAACGAGAATGCAAATTTAGATATTTTCATTTTAATGCCAAATTCTGGAAGCGAGAAATTTAATTTTTTTCTGCATTTTCAAAAAAAGGTCGTAGCAGGGCAAGCATCTTTTCCGAAGGACGGCAAGGTCTCTTAGTCTTGGCATTAATAAAGGCCAGCTTAGTTTCACCGGAATGAACCAACTGCTCAGCCTCATTATATAGCTTATAATGAAATGCAATTCGTACGGAAGGCATTTCTAGAATACTAACTTCTATACGCAAAAGGTCATCATATACAGCAGGCCCATGATAGTAAGAGTGGTTTTCCAGTACTGGCATCATAATTCCTTCTTCTTCCAGTTCTTTATAGCTCATGCCTAATGCTCTCAAAGCTTCTACACGGGCTACTTCAAAGTAAGATGCATAATTGCCATAGTAAACATAGGCCATCTGATCAGTTTCGCCATACCGAACCCTGATTTGTGTAGTGTGTGTATACATGCTTAATTATATATTCCGGCTTTACTAAGTGCGCGCTGGTAGCGGCGGGCATTGGCCAGGTGGGCTCTTAGGTTTGTGGCAAAATTATGATAGCCAGAAAAGTCTTCCTTGGCACACATGTACAAATAATTATGATCCTCATGATTAAGCACAGCATCAATAGCAAAGATAGATGGAGCACGGATAGGCCCAGGAGGGAGGCCTGCATATTTGTATGTATTATATGGCGAGTCAATTTCTTTATGCTTATCTAATACTCTGCGAATCGTAAAATCCTGCGCGGCAAAAACCAAAGTAGGGTCAGCCTGTAATGCGATATTGCGTTCCAAACGGTTAAGATAAAGACCTGCTACTACCGGAGCTTCGTCAATTTTGTTAGTTTCTGACTCTACAATAGAGGCTAAAATTGAGACTTCAAGAGGGCTCATGTTAAGGGCTGCAGCTTTGCTTTTCCGTTCGTCATTCCAGAAGCGCTCATACTCCTGATGCATACGGTCCAGCAGTTCTCTTTCGCTGGTAGTCCAGAACATCTCATAGGTATTTGGTAGAAACATCGTCATAATGTTCTCCTCATTAAAACCATACTCTGCGATGATGGCAGTGTCTTGTATCAGGCGTAAAAACTCATCTGCATCAGCCTCCAGGTTAGCGGTAAGCTTTTCTGCAAGCTCAGGTTTCAGTCTTACATTGTTAAAAGTAACATTTACCGGCTCCTGCTTACCAGACCTAAGCAGCCGTATGGCTTCCAGGTTAGACATGTTAGAACTTAGCACATACCTTCCAGGCTTTACGTATTGATCGTACTTCATAAGTTTGGCCAGTACACTAAAAGATAGCAGATCGTTTACATATTTCTTTTCGTGTAGTTTGTCTCTTACCTCATCAAAAGTGGATCCTGTAGGTATCAGAAATTCCTTTTCAGGCTGATCTACCAGCACATTAGGCGACATAAGTGTCTGGTAAGCGTAGAAAGAGAAAGAAATAATAAAAACAGCAAATACTACCAGGCTAATAATGAGTACTTTATGTCTTTTCATTCGTATTATTTTTACTATTTGTGGTCAGTGCTAGTTTGTTTTAGGTAAAGCAATAATTGTAATAAAGCGTTCAGTTTGCCCCGACCTGATTTTATAAGCTCAGCAAAATTAGTAATTTGTCTGAGAAGGACATTTTTGATGCCCTTTTTATATTCCTCCAATGTGTATGTAGTTTTTTAATGAAAGTTTGCGTAAAAACTTAATTGCAGACATTAAACATTGTCGCACATTTAATTAGTTTAGCTAATACTTTTTAAGATTTTTCACTATAAAACATCCATCTATGAAAGCAGAGCTTTTTAAAATACACCCTGAAAATCCCGAGCAGCGTAAAATAGATAAGGTAGTAGAGGTACTACGCCGTGGTGGGGTTATTATTTATCCTACAGATACTGTTTATGGTATAGGATGTGACATTTACAACAAAGATGCTGTGGAGCGTGTAGCCCGAATTAAGGGTGTAGACTCTTCTAAAAATAATTTTTCTTTTATCTGCAATGACCTGAGTCACATTGCCGAATACGTACGAAACCTGCCAACTCCTACTTTTAAATTGATGAAAAAGACCCTTCCCGGGCCATATACCTATATCCTGAAGTCTAGCAGCAAGGTGCCTAAAGTAATAGATTCTAAGAAGAAGACTGTAGGAATAAGGGTGCCAGACCATAATATTCCGCGCATGATTGTGCAGACTTTAGGAAACCCAATAGTTACTACTTCCATTCACGACGATGACGAGATCGTAGAATATTCTACAGACCCTGACATGATCTATGAGAACTTTAGCCATCTGGTAGATGTGATCGTTGATGGTGGCCCAGGAAATAATGTGGCCTCTACCGTAGTAGACTGCACTGATGATTATGAAGTAAAAATAGTAAGAGAAGGAATGGGCGACTTAGCGCCTTTCATGTAATTTAAGTATTTAATGAATCATTCATCAGCAGATGCTGTTCTTCTTGAACTACATTATCTGCCTTGTATAGCTTATTTTATCCACTTAAAGAGGTTTCGAAAGATAATACTGGAGGTAAATGAGAACTACACCAAGCAAACCTACCGAAACCGCAGCTATATCCTTACTGCCAATAAAGTACAGATGCTCAGCATACCGGTTAGTAAGGATGGGGAAAAAAGTAAACTTAAAGAGATCAGAATAGACTACACGCAGCGCTGGCAAAATAACCATTGGAGGGCAATTAAGTCCGCCTACGGCAAGTCTCCTTTTTTTGATTTCTTTGCGGATTACTTCCATGACATTTTATACAGTAATTACAAATTTTTAGTAGATATGAATCTGGATTTACTGACAAAATGTCTGGAGCTATTAAGCTGGCATGATAAACAAATTGAGATCACAAACACTTATATGGAAGCAACTGATAGCCAATGTATTGACCTGAGGGGGGAAATTGACCTGAAGTCTCGCCCTCCGGAGGATACAGAGGGAGGCTTTAAAGCCTACAATCAGATTTTTGGCAAAAACTTTGTACCCAACCTTAGTGTAATAGATTTACTATTTTGTGAAGGTGCAAATGCCAATGTGATTTTAGGGCAATCTTCCCTCCCCCATCGGTGAACATTTGCTTTCTCAGACTTGTTGATTTCTAGTACAAAATTTCTATCTTGCTCGTATGCAGGATGGGGCAAATAACGATTTCCGACTTACTATAATTCCTTAGTTTATGGAAGCTAAATTTTCTAATAGAGTAAAAGAAGTAATTTCCCTGAGTAGAGAGGAGGCTCTTCGCTTGGGGCATGATTATATTGGTACAGAACACTTGCTACTCGGCATGATCAGAGAAGGAGAAGGCGTAGCTGTAAGTCTGCTGAAGAAGCTAGGTGTTTCTTTAGATGAGCTTAGAAATGCTGTAGAGCAGGCAACTAAGGGCACCGCTACCGGCAATGTAAAAAATCTCGCCAATATTCCTCTGACCCGCCAGTCAGAGAAGGTTTTGAAGATCACGTATCTCGAAGCTAAAATTTTTAAAAGTCAGCTGATTGGCACTGAACACCTTCTGCTATCAATTTTGAGAGACGAAGACAATATTGCTACTCAGATACTGGAGAAGTTTGACGTAAACTATGATGTTGTGAAAGAACTCCTTGAATATCAGACTGAGAACCCTATGGCATCTTCTGATACTGATGACAGTGATGAAGATTCCTCAAGCCGTATCTTCGGTGGCTCTAGCTCAGGGCGTGAGTCTAAAGGCTCAGAAAAATCTCGTACTCCGGTACTGGACAATTTTGGTCGCGACCTTACTAAGCTAGCCGACGATGACAAGCTTGACCCTATTGTGGGTAGAGAAAAAGAAATTGAACGTGTAGCTCAGATTTTGAGTAGAAGAAAGAAGAATAACCCTATTCTTATTGGTGAGCCCGGCGTGGGTAAAACCGCTATTGCTGAAGGACTGGCGCTGCGTATCGTTCAAAAGAAAGTATCTCGTGTACTCTTTAATAAAAGAGTAGTAACACTGGACCTGGCCTCTTTGGTGGCTGGTACTAAATACCGTGGTCAGTTTGAAGAGCGTATGAAGGCAGTAATGAATGAGATTGAGAAATCTCCTGATGTTATCCTTTTTATTGATGAGCTTCATACTATTGTAGGAGCTGGTGGTGCCTCAGGCTCACTAGATGCTTCTAACATGTTCAAGCCGGCTTTAGCTAGAGGAGAGATACAATGCATCGGTGCTACAACATTAGATGAGTACCGTCAGTACATAGAAAAAGATGGTGCATTGGCACGTAGGTTCCAGGTGGTAATGGTTGACGCTACTTCTCCGGAAGAGACAATGCAAATCCTAAATAACATTAAGGATAAGTATGAGAGTCATCACCATGTAAACTATACTCAGGAAGCACTTGACGCTTGCGTTAGCCTTTCTGACCGCTACATTAGCGACCGTTTCTTGCCAGATAAAGCTATAGATGTGCTTGATGAAGCCGGAGCTCGTGTACACATCAACAATATTCATGTACCTGATGAGATTGTGAAGCTGGAAGAAGCCATTGAAAACATCAAGGTTGAGAAAAACCGAGTGGTCAAAAGCCAGAAGTACGAAGAGGCAGCACAGCTAAGAGATCGTGAGAAGAAGCTGTTAGATCAGTTGGAAAGTGCTAAACAAAAATGGGAAGAGGAAACTCGCACCAAGCGTTATACTGTAAATGAAGAGAATGTAGCTGAAGTTATTGCTATGATGACTGGAATACCTACCAGCAGAGTAGCCCAAAACGAAAGCCAGAAACTTCTGGGTATGGGCGAAGAGCTTAAAGGTAAGGTAATCGGCCAGGATGATGCAATTAATAAACTAGCTAAAGCGATACAAAGAACCAGAGTAGGGCTTAAAGATCCGCAGAAGCCAATTGGTACTTTTGTATTCTTAGGGCCAACAGGTGTTGGTAAAACTGAGCTGGCAAAAGTATTGGCAACTTACCTCTTTGATAAAGAAGACGCACTTATACGTATAGATATGAGTGAGTATATGGAGAAATTCTCCGTATCTCGCCTGGTAGGAGCGCCTCCCGGATATGTAGGTTATGAAGAAGGAGGACAGCTTACTGAAAAGGTAAGAAGAAAGCCCTATAGTGTAGTATTGCTGGATGAGATTGAAAAAGCTCATCCCGATGTATTTAACCTACTACTTCAGGTACTAGATGACGGTATTCTTACCGATGGTCTGGGAAGAAGAGTAGACTTCCGTAACACCATTATCATCATGACTTCAAATATTGGGGCTCGTGATCTTAAAGATTTTGGTGCGGGTATCGGTTTCTCTACGCAGGCTAAAGAAGAGAGTATGGATGAGATTATGAAATCTACTATCCAGAATGCACTCAAAAAGACGTTTAGTCCTGAGTTCTTAAACAGATTGGATGATGTTATTGTGTTCAACTCTCTTAAGAGAGAAGATATTCACAAGATCATTGATATTACTCTAAACAAGCTGTTTGCGCGTGTTACAGCGCTTGGTTATACTATTGAGTTAACTAAGAAAGCTAAGGATTTTATAGCTGACAAAGGTTATGATCCTCAATACGGAGCCAGACCGCTCAACAGAGCTATCCAAAAATACCTGGAAGATGCCGTAGCTGAAGAAATACTGAAAGGTGACGTAGAGCCTACAGATATTATTGCGGCTGACTATGATGGTAAGAGCGATCACTTATCGCTAAGCCACAAGAAGAAGAAGATGGAAAAAGAAAAGAAAGACTAAGTCTTTCTTTTCCAAAAAATAAACGAAAGGACTGCTATTTAGCAGTCCTTTTTTTGTTAGAAGCTTAAGATGATGCCATTGGTTACAGAGTACACTAATTTATTAATAGGTACTACAGGGCGATTCTCATAGCCTGCAAAAACAGCAGTGTTTAACGATAATTTTGAGGTAACATTGACCAGTAAGTTAAGATCCCCGCTGATACGGTGTCTAAAATATTCAGCTTCAGGGTCGTAACCAGTTTGATAATAAGAAATGATATTAAGGTGTATATGATCATTCACCTGAAACCTACCAGAGATATAGTTAGAAGATTTCCAGATATTTAATTGCTCATTGTCTTCTCTGGGGCCGGGGTAGTTCCACTGTTCGTGCTCATACATAGCGCCTACTCCCGCATAAAAGCTATTCTTCTCCGTCTTTTTTAAGCGAAAACGCAATCCACCTCCCACAAGCCAGCGGTTTTGCATACCTCTACCCTGATCATACTGCAACTGTGAAAACAGCTCATAAGAAACCGATTGTTTGCGTAAGAAGTTGGTGCGAAAATGCCCGTACCCGCTGCTGTTAATCGGGTCATCAGAGGTGGCATTATAATGAAATTCGCTAATGAGCAGATAGCTATGCTTTTCAGAAATGTATGCAAAGTCTGAGTTTGCGCTTAGTCCTATAAAAGATACCGTCTCTCCATCGTCATTAATGCTCCTGTTGTTTGTATTGAAAGAAAGCCCCATGCTTCCGAGAAAATAATTGGCGGAATCTCCACTAAGCCTGACCTTTTCCACATTTAAAATCTGACAGCATGCAGTCGAAAAGCTACCTACCACTAGCACTAGAATAAAAAACAATCTTAATGACATACCATACTTTTTGATGAGCAGGCAAATGTAAAAAGAAAGACTTAGAACCTAATACCGTCTGGCATAATGTATCTTTTCTGTACAGACTCATCAGCTGTGGCCTGGCGAATGTTTAGTATTCTGCCACTAAAATGTAGGTCTTTGCCTGCCATAGCATGGTTAAAATCTACCTTCAGGTGTGTAGCATTCTTTTCTACAACTTTGCCATTTTGGGTATAACCATCATCATCAGTTACGGCTACATATTCTCCGACATCACGAATTGAGTCAGCCATTTCCTCATCCACCACAAATCTTTCAATGGGTATAGCCGCTATATTATCTTTAGTATAAGGTCCGTACGCGTGAGTAGCAGGAATTATAAAGCTAAAAGTATCGCCGGATGATAGTCCTCTTAAGTTTTCCTGAAAGCTATCTAAAATTCCATCAGACTTATAGTAAAATATGAAAGGGTAGGCAATGTCCATTACTTCCATAACATTTCCATTTACATCCCCATCCCTAAGCTTGTAGCTAAGGGTAATTATACGATTTTCTTCAACGACCATATCTTGAGGGTTTGATATAAAAAAAGAACACTACATATTAGGCATTGTTTAACCTATAATACTTCTATGTTACTAGCGATTGACATTGGTAACTCAAACATTGCTTTTGGAATATATTCTGATAGATGGAAGCGTCATTGGCGGTTGAATACAGTAGCAGATAAAACTGCTGATGAGTATGAAGTACTCTTCCGTTCATTACTCAATAGTGTACAGCAAGATCCAGCGGAAATAAGCCAGGTAGTAGTAAGTAGTGTAGTGCCCCCACTCACTTCTACCTTTGTAAGCATGATTCGCTCCGTTTTTTCTGTTGAGCCGCTGATTGTTAATGGCCAGACTAATACCGGGATCAAAGTTAGTATTGATAATCCCCTTGAAATTGGCTCCGACCTGTTGGCGAATGCTGTTGCGGGCTATCATAAGTACCAGGACAAGTGCATTGTAGTAGATTTTGGTACGGCACTCTCTATAACTATTGTAGGTGTGGGAGGAGTTCTTTTAGGCGGTTCCATTGCTCCTGGCCTCAAAACCTCTATGAAAGCTTTAACCTCTAATACAGCTCAATTGCCTTTTGTACAGTTAGAAGTTCCAAACTCTGCAATTGGTAAAAATACAGTGCATGCCATACAGTCGGGTATGGTGCTGGGCTACATTGGATTGGTAGAATCTTTAATTAAACGGATTAAGGCTGAACTGGGAGAAGATGCAA
This window of the Porifericola rhodea genome carries:
- a CDS encoding DUF481 domain-containing protein is translated as MEKVRLSGDSANYFLGSMGLSFNTNNRSINDDGETVSFIGLSANSDFAYISEKHSYLLISEFHYNATSDDPINSSGYGHFRTNFLRKQSVSYELFSQLQYDQGRGMQNRWLVGGGLRFRLKKTEKNSFYAGVGAMYEHEQWNYPGPREDNEQLNIWKSSNYISGRFQVNDHIHLNIISYYQTGYDPEAEYFRHRISGDLNLLVNVTSKLSLNTAVFAGYENRPVVPINKLVYSVTNGIILSF
- a CDS encoding group III truncated hemoglobin; the protein is MMLKKQITKLEDVRLLVNSFYDKVREDKFLAPIFNERIGDKWPEHLEKMYRFWQTVLLAEHTYMGSPFPPHARLAIEHTHFERWLQLFTETLEEYFAGEKAEEAKWRAQKMAEMFQYKIARYQATQQKPLI
- a CDS encoding L-threonylcarbamoyladenylate synthase; translation: MKAELFKIHPENPEQRKIDKVVEVLRRGGVIIYPTDTVYGIGCDIYNKDAVERVARIKGVDSSKNNFSFICNDLSHIAEYVRNLPTPTFKLMKKTLPGPYTYILKSSSKVPKVIDSKKKTVGIRVPDHNIPRMIVQTLGNPIVTTSIHDDDEIVEYSTDPDMIYENFSHLVDVIVDGGPGNNVASTVVDCTDDYEVKIVREGMGDLAPFM
- a CDS encoding FKBP-type peptidyl-prolyl cis-trans isomerase, which gives rise to MVVEENRIITLSYKLRDGDVNGNVMEVMDIAYPFIFYYKSDGILDSFQENLRGLSSGDTFSFIIPATHAYGPYTKDNIAAIPIERFVVDEEMADSIRDVGEYVAVTDDDGYTQNGKVVEKNATHLKVDFNHAMAGKDLHFSGRILNIRQATADESVQKRYIMPDGIRF
- a CDS encoding acyl-CoA thioesterase, whose amino-acid sequence is MYTHTTQIRVRYGETDQMAYVYYGNYASYFEVARVEALRALGMSYKELEEEGIMMPVLENHSYYHGPAVYDDLLRIEVSILEMPSVRIAFHYKLYNEAEQLVHSGETKLAFINAKTKRPCRPSEKMLALLRPFFENAEKN
- a CDS encoding RrF2 family transcriptional regulator: MFSKTCEYGIRAIIYIASQTAKGDRVSQKEVAYEIESPMAFTAKILQQLAKKDLVRSVMGPNGGFEIEESRLREIKIGEVVDAIDGDSIYRGCGLGLKDCNAAQPCPLHDKFVKIRNDLRKMLESTSLYDLAMGLENGLSFLKR
- a CDS encoding type III pantothenate kinase, producing MLLAIDIGNSNIAFGIYSDRWKRHWRLNTVADKTADEYEVLFRSLLNSVQQDPAEISQVVVSSVVPPLTSTFVSMIRSVFSVEPLIVNGQTNTGIKVSIDNPLEIGSDLLANAVAGYHKYQDKCIVVDFGTALSITIVGVGGVLLGGSIAPGLKTSMKALTSNTAQLPFVQLEVPNSAIGKNTVHAIQSGMVLGYIGLVESLIKRIKAELGEDAKVIATGGLSEVIAPHTQEFDALEPWHTLEGLRLIAEKNAN
- a CDS encoding WbqC family protein, whose protein sequence is MNHSSADAVLLELHYLPCIAYFIHLKRFRKIILEVNENYTKQTYRNRSYILTANKVQMLSIPVSKDGEKSKLKEIRIDYTQRWQNNHWRAIKSAYGKSPFFDFFADYFHDILYSNYKFLVDMNLDLLTKCLELLSWHDKQIEITNTYMEATDSQCIDLRGEIDLKSRPPEDTEGGFKAYNQIFGKNFVPNLSVIDLLFCEGANANVILGQSSLPHR
- a CDS encoding ATP-dependent Clp protease ATP-binding subunit, encoding MEAKFSNRVKEVISLSREEALRLGHDYIGTEHLLLGMIREGEGVAVSLLKKLGVSLDELRNAVEQATKGTATGNVKNLANIPLTRQSEKVLKITYLEAKIFKSQLIGTEHLLLSILRDEDNIATQILEKFDVNYDVVKELLEYQTENPMASSDTDDSDEDSSSRIFGGSSSGRESKGSEKSRTPVLDNFGRDLTKLADDDKLDPIVGREKEIERVAQILSRRKKNNPILIGEPGVGKTAIAEGLALRIVQKKVSRVLFNKRVVTLDLASLVAGTKYRGQFEERMKAVMNEIEKSPDVILFIDELHTIVGAGGASGSLDASNMFKPALARGEIQCIGATTLDEYRQYIEKDGALARRFQVVMVDATSPEETMQILNNIKDKYESHHHVNYTQEALDACVSLSDRYISDRFLPDKAIDVLDEAGARVHINNIHVPDEIVKLEEAIENIKVEKNRVVKSQKYEEAAQLRDREKKLLDQLESAKQKWEEETRTKRYTVNEENVAEVIAMMTGIPTSRVAQNESQKLLGMGEELKGKVIGQDDAINKLAKAIQRTRVGLKDPQKPIGTFVFLGPTGVGKTELAKVLATYLFDKEDALIRIDMSEYMEKFSVSRLVGAPPGYVGYEEGGQLTEKVRRKPYSVVLLDEIEKAHPDVFNLLLQVLDDGILTDGLGRRVDFRNTIIIMTSNIGARDLKDFGAGIGFSTQAKEESMDEIMKSTIQNALKKTFSPEFLNRLDDVIVFNSLKREDIHKIIDITLNKLFARVTALGYTIELTKKAKDFIADKGYDPQYGARPLNRAIQKYLEDAVAEEILKGDVEPTDIIAADYDGKSDHLSLSHKKKKMEKEKKD
- a CDS encoding S41 family peptidase; the encoded protein is MKNLRGYWLIISYVFFSFLSACSQDEDVLEPVVTEDSLAVVDDSQYSLINDWVYEVMSTYYFWSDEVNAPDSTNVDPEGYFYSILNEGDAFSYITDDYEGLMEEFSGVYTGMGFAPAFGLLSGSDRVFMIIEYVYADSPADRAGLKRGDIVLAIDGQEMNTENYFQLFSESQYTLSLASYDEENGFTDLDEGITLSAEVINADPVLHHELISYADKKIGYMVYSEFISGENNEWLNSLSNTLSEFAQQGVEEMVVDLRYNPGGEITMAQYLASALAPSSVVASQEVFVKFEYNPLLEASIISYEGVDSQNLYNTFVNYGHNLNLERIYFLTTGSTASSSELLINGLDPYMEVVTIGEPTVGKFYGSWVIPDLEEPVRHNWALMPIVLKYANAEGVTDFVDGLQPDYWVEDNLLEAKAFGDTSDPMLATALSLIGGELNTRILREQNYRSYQRLEKPAQNRKNKTILIDMYE
- the mltG gene encoding endolytic transglycosylase MltG — protein: MIRMKRHKVLIISLVVFAVFIISFSFYAYQTLMSPNVLVDQPEKEFLIPTGSTFDEVRDKLHEKKYVNDLLSFSVLAKLMKYDQYVKPGRYVLSSNMSNLEAIRLLRSGKQEPVNVTFNNVRLKPELAEKLTANLEADADEFLRLIQDTAIIAEYGFNEENIMTMFLPNTYEMFWTTSERELLDRMHQEYERFWNDERKSKAAALNMSPLEVSILASIVESETNKIDEAPVVAGLYLNRLERNIALQADPTLVFAAQDFTIRRVLDKHKEIDSPYNTYKYAGLPPGPIRAPSIFAIDAVLNHEDHNYLYMCAKEDFSGYHNFATNLRAHLANARRYQRALSKAGIYN